In Musa acuminata AAA Group cultivar baxijiao chromosome BXJ2-8, Cavendish_Baxijiao_AAA, whole genome shotgun sequence, one genomic interval encodes:
- the LOC135618538 gene encoding prefoldin subunit 2-like, producing MASKISSDSREPMNEQIILNTYGNMRSEINQIYSKITELEMEVSEHSLVIGAIQPLDPSRRCYRMVSGVLVERTIKDVLPAVQRNKEGLEEVIARLNEALERKKKEISEFELKYKIKIKKADSETKEDTNQKEGSAQGVLVGPAS from the coding sequence ATGGCCAGCAAAATTAGCAGTGACAGTCGGGAGCCGATGAATGAGCAAATAATTTTAAACACGTATGGAAACATGCGCTCAGAAATTAACCAGATCTACTCAAAGATCACTGAGTTAGAGATGGAAGTCAGTGAGCACTCTCTTGTAATCGGTGCCATACAACCACTTGATCCATCACGTCGCTGCTACCGAATGGTCAGTGGTGTGCTGGTCGAGAGGACGATCAAGGACGTCCTGCCTGCTGTGCAGCGCAACAAGGAAGGTCTCGAGGAGGTCATTGCTCGCCTCAATGAGGCattggagaggaagaagaaggagatttCAGAGTTTGAATTGAAGTATAAGATCAAGATAAAGAAAGCCGACAGTGAGACCAAGGAGGACACCAACCAAAAAGAAGGTTCTGCGCAGGGGGTTCTTGTAGGCCCTGCAAGCTAA
- the LOC135618537 gene encoding E3 ubiquitin-protein ligase RGLG2-like: MGAGSSRDSEERERGSFQDWDRRGYSREVPEYRSYPPPPQTYDPPSESYPPPGSRPRPTIDRRYSRISDNYHTLEQVTEALAQAGLESSNLIVGIDLTKSNEWTGKFSFGGRSLHHIGDTPNPYEQAISIIGRTLSAFDEDNLIPCFGFGDASTHDRDVFSFCPDGRPCNGFQDTLVQYRELLPHLRLAGPTSFAPIIEMAMTIVEQSGGQYHVLLIIADGQVTRSVDTQFGHLSSQEQKTVDAIVKASEFPLSIILVGVGDGPWDMMKEFDDNIPARSFDNFQFVNFTEIMSKNIPQTRKEALFALEALMEIPSQYKATIEMGILGRRSGKSPQTIALPPPTGNHHAPSVGYTNYKSTTFQQSAPPYPGYETASSEHPSAPSSSFEDQVCLICLTNPRDMAFGCGHLTCSDCGPSLQTCPICRREIHTRIKLY; encoded by the exons ATGGGGGCTGGAAGCTCGAGAGACTCGGAAGAGCGGGAGAGGGGATCGTTCCAGGACTGGGATCGACGTGGCTACTCCCGCGAGGTGCCAGAGTATCGGAGTTACCCTCCACCGCCTCAGACGTATGATCCTCCTTCTGAATCGTATCCGCCGCCTGGTTCGCGGCCGAGGCCGACGATTGATAGGAGGTATTCGAGGATAAGCGACAATTACCATACTTTGGAACAG GTCACTGAAGCTCTTGCACAGGCTGGCCTCGAGTCTTCAAATCTAATTGTCGGTATTGATTTGACAAAGAGCAATGAGTGGACAG GTAAATTTTCATTTGGAGGTCGCAGCTTGCATCATATCGGCGATACACCAAATCCTTATGAACAAGCGATTTCCATCATCGGACGAACATTATCAGCATTTGATGAAGACAATTTGATCCCTTGTTTTGGGTTTGGAGATG CATCCACACATGACCGAGACGTCTTTAGTTTTTGTCCGGATGGGAGACCATGTAATGGGTTTCAAGACACTCTGGTGCAATACAGAGAGCTTCTTCCCCATTTGCGATTGGCTG GTCCAACCTCTTTTGCACCAATTATTGAGATGGCTATGACCATTGTGGAACAGAGTGGTGGACAGTACCATGTTTTACTGATAATTGCTGATGGGCAG GTTACAAGGAGTGTGGATACTCAATTTGGTCATTTAAGCTCCCAAGAACAGAAGACTGTTGATGCTATTGTTAAAGCTAG CGAATTCCCATTGTCAATAATTTTAGTTGGAGTTGGAGATGGCCCTTGGGACATGATGAAAGAATTTGATGATAACATTCCTGCCCGTTCCTTCGATAATTTCCAG TTTGTAAATTTTACCGAGATTATGTCAAAGAATATACCGCAGACAAGAAAAGAGGCACTATTTGCTCTTGAAGCATTGATGGAAATACCTTCACAATATAAAGCCACAATAGAAATGGGGATTTTGGG TCGCCGATCTGGAAAGTCTCCACAAACAATCGCTCTCCCTCCACCTACTGGAAATCATCATGCTCCTTCTGTTGGATATACTAATTACAAGTCAACAACTTTCCAGCAGAGTGCACCACCTTACCCTGGTTATGAAACAGCATCTAGCGAACATCCTTCTGCACCAAGTTCTTCATTTGAAGATCAG GTTTGCCTTATTTGTCTCACCAATCCAAGAGATATGGCTTTTGGCTGTGGGCACCTG ACATGTTCTGACTGTGGTCCTAGTCTTCAGACATGCCCTATCTGTCGTAGGGAAATCCATACAAGGATAAAGCTCTATTGA